A region of Novipirellula aureliae DNA encodes the following proteins:
- a CDS encoding TraR/DksA family transcriptional regulator — translation MQDLSAIRQRLQHDLREQIQRVENFENRLRQPGDEDWEEQATQRSNDEVLQSLSVQAHEEIEQIRRAISRIDEGSYGRCARCDKPISQARLELMPYTTTCVDCA, via the coding sequence ATGCAGGATTTATCCGCGATTCGACAGCGTCTGCAGCACGATCTTCGAGAACAGATCCAGCGGGTCGAGAACTTCGAAAATCGCTTGCGGCAACCAGGGGACGAGGATTGGGAGGAACAAGCTACGCAGCGGTCCAATGATGAAGTGCTGCAATCGCTGAGTGTTCAAGCTCACGAAGAGATCGAACAAATTCGGCGCGCGATCAGTCGTATTGATGAGGGCAGCTACGGACGGTGTGCCAGGTGCGACAAGCCAATATCCCAGGCGCGGTTAGAGCTAATGCCCTACACAACCACATGTGTTGATTGCGCATAG